The following coding sequences lie in one Miscanthus floridulus cultivar M001 chromosome 9, ASM1932011v1, whole genome shotgun sequence genomic window:
- the LOC136479795 gene encoding disease resistance protein Pik-2-like encodes MAEMISSAATGVLGSVIDKLADMLTDKYNLARDVKQGIRSLQDELRTMEAMLLRLEDKDDDQIDPLAKDWRSKVRELSYDIEDCVDRFVLNHSHGGSKANFVRKAMQEVKTLFEDGGIAEEIRELKRLVSKQSERGKRYCDINQCLLASSSQPVLLDPRAPALFQEAMDLVGIDAPREEIISLLRCEDKEHKVVSIYGIGGQGKTTLAMEVYHKITEAAFDSRAFVSVSQTPDMKKLLRDILSQISKSYFDQSQMLETVEQLIRTVKECLKDKRYFVLIDDIWNVDAWELVRSALPRNDKGSRIITTTRIEAVAKSCCTGIAAQMYFVLIDDIWNVDAWELVRSALPRNDNGSRIITTTRIEAVAKSCCAGIAAQMYQAKPLSHEDSQRLFFKRLFLSGDDCHPDLRKVSNDILKKCCGLPLAIISIAGLLANRSKAVEVWVNVLRSIAAAVDKDSPIDKMKRILLLSYVDLPYHLKSCLLYLSVFPEDYPIDCRQMISVFGCSSSSMFQLILSHRTLLNHPKFTVQPISRTRPILLWVAEGLIPGQDRQSMEQLGRSYLNELINRSLVQPTKVGGHGAIVKQCRVHDVILEFIVSKAVEDNFVTIWNVYQGLSDLINLRILEIDWPFLRKDHKEACISMLSKLFTRLRELHVWFKWEGGLVLGLQNLAGLKHVDVDVDCSAAVADEVEALENDIRDAAGVHPNSTMLQDTRMTTQYLHLKCAILPTLVVALLMLHQATSRGGDGMDDTEKIKEPNQSIRMEQKIQGFMPVEFCQRWSSPATGRWIQSSR; translated from the exons ATGGCCGAAATGATCTCGAGCGCCGCCACGGGTGTGTTGGGCTCCGTCATCGACAAGCTGGCCGACATGCTCACCGACAAGTACAACCTCGCCAGAGATGTCAAGCAAGGGATCCGGTCCCTCCAAGATGAGCTGCGCACCATGGAAGCCATGCTACTGAGGctcgaagacaaggacgacgacCAGATCGATCCACTCGCTAAAGACTGGAGGAGCAAGGTACGTGAGCTGTCCTACGACATCGAGGACTGCGTCGACCGTTTTGTGCTCAACCACAGCCATGGAGGTTCCAAGGCCAACTTTGTGCGCAAGGCCATGCAAGAGGTGAAGACGCTGTTCGAGGATGGAGGAATAGCAGAGGAGATCCGAGAACTCAAGAGGCTCGTGAGCAAGCAGAGCGAGCGGGGCAAACGCTACTGCGACATCAATCAATGTCTCCTCGCCTCTTCATCTCAGCCAGTGCTCTTGGATCCTCGAGCACCTGCACTCTTTCAGGAGGCCATGGATCTTGTTGGAATCGATGCTCCTCGTGAGGAGATCATCAGCTTATTGAGATGTGAagacaaggagcacaaggtggtgTCCATCTATGGGATAGGTGGACAGGGGAAGACCACTCTCGCCATGGAGGTGTACCACAAAATCACTGAAGCTGCTTTTGATAGCCGGGCTTTTGTGTCTGTATCACAAACTCCAGATATGAAGAAACTTCTTAGAGATATATTGTCTCAAATAAGCAAGAGCTATTTTGACCAGTCACAGATGTTAGAGACAGTTGAGCAGCTCATCCGCACAGTGAAAGAATGCTTAAAGGACAAGAG GTACTTCGTCTTGATTGATGATATCTGGAATGTCGATGCATGGGAGCTTGTACGATCTGCCTTACCTCGCAATGACAAAGGAAGCAGAATTATTACTACAACACGCATTGAAGCAGTAGCCAAATCTTGTTGTACTGGTATTGCTGCACAAAT GTACTTCGTCTTGATTGATGATATCTGGAATGTCGATGCATGGGAGCTTGTACGATCTGCCTTACCTCGCAATGACAATGGAAGTAGAATTATTACTACAACTCGCATTGAAGCAGTAGCCAAATCTTGTTGTGCTGGTATTGCTGCACAAATGTATCAAGCAAAGCCCCTTAGTCATGAGGACTCCCAAAGATTATTCTTTAAGAGGCTATTTTTGTCCGGTGATGATTGCCACCCAGATTTGAGGAAAGTATCCAATGATATTTTAAAGAAATGTTGCGGCTTACCACTAGCCATAATCAGTATAGCTGGTTTATTAGCAAACAGAAGCAAAGCAGTGGAAGTCTGGGTCAATGTATTGAGGTCTATTGCTGCTGCAGTTGACAAAGATTCTCCCATTGATAAGATGAAAAGAATTCTGCTGCTGAGTTACGTTGACCTTCCTTACCATCTAAAGAGCTGTTTGTTATATCTGAGTGTGTTTCCAGAGGATTATCCCATTGATTGCCGACAGATGATCAGTGTGTTCGGCTGCTCAAGTTCCAGcatgtttcagcttattctctctcacagaacactattgaatcatccgaaaTTTACTGTGCAACCCATCAGCCGAACACGCCCGATATTGCTATGGGTAGCCGAAGGACTGATTCCTGGACAGGACAGGCAAAGTATGGAGCAGCTAGGGAGAAGTTACTTGAATGAGCTCATCAATAGAAGTTTGGTGCAGCCAACCAAGGTTGGGGGACACGGCGCAATAGTGAAACAGTGCAGAGTTCATGATGTCATACTTGAGTTCATTGTATCAAAGGCTGTGGAGGACAACTTTGTTACTATATGGAATG TTTATCAAGGACTCAGTGATCTGATCAATCTGAGAATACTTGAAATTGATTGGCCGTTCTTGAGGAAGGATCACAAGGAAGCATGTATCTCTATGCTCTCCAAGCTGTTCACGCGCCTGCGAGAACTGCACGTCTGG TTCAAGTGGGAAGGTGGCCTGGTCCTTGGTCTGCAGAATTTGGCAGGCCTCAAACATGTCGACGTCGATGTTGACTGCTCTGCTGCTGTTGCTGATGAGGTGGAGGCTTTGGAGAATGACATCAGGGACGCAGCAGGCGTCCATCCCAATAGTACCATGCTCCAG GATACGAGGATGACCACACAGTATTTGCATCTGAAGTGCGCGATTCTTCCAACGCTAGTGGTGGCGTTGTTGATGCTGCACCAGGCGACCTCCCGTGGCGGCGATGGGATGGATGATACAGAGAAAATCAAGGAGCCAAATCAGAGTATTAGAATGGAGCAGAAGATTCAAGGCTTCATGCCGGTCGAATTCTGCCAGAGATGGAGCTCGCCGGCCACCGGCCGCTGGATCCAGTCATCCCGATAG